AGCTCCCCGGTGAGCGGCGGCTCGGGAAAACCGACCGAGGGCCGTGAGGCGGCGGTCCGGCGCATCATGACTCCGGAGAGGCGCCCCCGGCGGTTTCCCGCAGGCGCTGCTTCATGATCTTGCCCGCTTCGTTCTTCGGCAGCTCCCGGCACGCGACGATCGCCGCCGGCAGCTTGTAGGGGGGAAGGCGCCCGGCGAGACGCTTGCGGAGCGCGGCGGCGGCGCCCGGCCCCGCTCCGTCCTCGAAGACCACGAAGGCCCGGATGGCTTCGCCCAGCACCTCGTCCGGGACGCCGATGACCGCCGCCTCGACGACCGATTCGTCCTCGAGGATCGCCTCCTCGATCTCGCGGGCCGAGATCCGGTGGGCCCCCGACTTGATCATGTCCCGCAAGCGTCCCGTCACGTAGAGGAACCCTTCCTCGTCGAAATAGCCGAGATCTCCGGTCCGGTAGCGCCCGCGCGCGTCGAAGACCCGGGCTGTCTCCTCGGGGTCGTTCCAGTACCCGGCGAAGATGTTCGAACCGCGGGCGACGATCTCGCCGATTTCACCCGGGGCGGCCGCCGAGCCGTCCTCGCGGACGACCTCGAGTTCCACGTTGGGAATCGCCTTCCCCACCGACCCGATCTTCCGCGGGAGCTCGGCCGGGTCGAGGTAGCTGAGCCGCGCGGAGGCCTCGGTCGCCCCGTACATCACGAAGATCTTCTTGCCGGGGAGGGCCTCGATGAGGCGCCGCGTCAGCGCGGCACTCATCGGGCCGCCGGCCTGCGTGACGTAACGCAGGTGCGGGAGCTCCCGGCGGGCGAGGTCGGTGCGCCGGAGGAGGACGGCGAAAGTGGACGGGACGCCGGCGAATCCGGTGCAGCGTTCCCGTTCCAGCGTTTCGAGAGCGGTGACCGGGAACATGAACCGATTCTCGATCACCACCGTTGCCCCGACCGCTGCGTGGGTGTTGAGCAGCGTCTTGCCGTACACGTAGTGGAACGGCAGCACCGCCAGCACCCGGTCGTCCGCCCTCAGGCCGAGATAAGCGACGATCGACCGCGTGTTGGACATCAGGTTCAGGTGCCGGAGCATGGCCCCGCGGGGAGTCCCCGTGCTTCCCGAGGTGTAGACGATCGATGCCAGGTCGAGATCGATGACCGGCACGTCAGGCGGGCCCTCCCGTGCCTCCATCACCTCCCGGAGAGGAAGCGGCGCGATCCCCGCCGGGAGCTCGGCCTCCTCCGCCTCCTCGACCAACGCCAGGCGCGGGCGCTCCCGCCGGGCGAGCCGCCCCAGCGCCCGGCCCAGGCGGCTTCCGAAACCCGGCCCGGCGACCACCGCGCGCGGCGAGCAGTCGGCGAGCACGCGGACGAGATCCTCCTCCGCCGCGGCGGTGTTGAGCGGGACCACGGCGGCTCCGGCCCTCAGTGCCCCGTAGTAAGCCGACACGTAGGCACGCGAATTCCGGGCGAGCAGCGCCACGCGGTCCCCCCGCCGGACCCCCCCGCGGTGGAGGGCGGCGGCGACCGCGTGCGCCGCGCGCGCGATCGTCCCGTAGGAGGACGTCCCGTCGGCTTCGACCAGGAAGGGAGCGTCGGGACGCGCCGCCGCCGCGCGTTCGAGCAGATGATGGACCAGGTACGGGTCCATCTCAGGCCGGCCTCCTTCGCGTCACCAGCCTGACGAGACCCTCGAGAGTTTCGAAGTTCTCGGCGACCAGCTCGTCGTCGGCCAGGCGAAAGCCGAATCGCGCTTCGATCTCGTCGACCAGGGCCAGCACGCCCACCGAGTCGAGGCCCGCCTCGGCGAGCGGACGCCCCTCGGGCCATCCGGCGGGCAGCGCCGCCGGCAGCACGCGGTTCAGGATCTCGACGAGCGCAGCGCGGGTCGCGTCGTGCGGCATGGCCGGGCTCCCTATACGGTGAACATGGGTCCGTGTCAGCGATCGCGGCCGCTCTTCCGGATCGGCGGGCGCCGGCGTCCCGCCGTCATCCGCGGATGATCGCCAGCAGCTCGTCCCGCTTCGCTTCCATCAGTTCCCGGGTGTTCGCTTCGAGCACGAGCCGGAGCACCGGCTCGGTGTTGGAGGGGCGGACGTTGAACCACCAATCCTCGAAGGAGACCTTCAGTCCGTCGAGATGGCTGATCTCGCCCGAGGCGTACCGCCGCTCCAGCTCCTCGATGATCTTCCGGGGATCCGCCACCTTCGAGTTGATCTCGCCGCTCGAGACGTAGCGGCGGAGCGGTGCGACGAGGCGAGACAGCGGCTCTCCCCGGGCGGCCAGGATGTTCAGGATGCGGAACAGGGCGAGAAAGGTGTTCTCCGCGTACGAGGACTCCTTGAAGTAGAAATGGCCGGACAGCTCGCCCGCGAAGACACCACCCTCGCGACGCAAGGCCTGCTTGATGAAGGCGTGCCCCACGCGGCACTCGACGGCGCGCCCACCGGCCCTCTCGATCTCTTCGCGGACCACGCGGGAACTCCGGAGGTCGTGGAGAATGGTCGCGCCCGGCTCGTGGGCCAGGATGTCCTGGGCGATGAGCGCCGTCACCAGGTCGGCGGTCAGGATCGTTCCCGTTTCGTCGACGAAAAAGCAGCGGTCCGCATCGCCGTCGAGCCCGACCCCGAGGTCGGCGCCCCTTTCGACCACGGTCCGGCGCAGATCCTCGAGTGTGCTGAAGTCGAGGGGATTGGCGGGGTGGTGCGGGAAAGAGTCGTCCGGCTCGAAGTAAAGCGGCACGATCCGGAACGGGATGTCGCGTTTCATCAGCTCGCCGTAGTCCAGACCGCCCATCCCGTTCCCCGCATCGACCACCACCTGGAACGGCCGATCCGCCTCCAGGGCTTCGAGCGAGAAGTCGACGAAGCGGGCGCGGGGCGCGTCCTCGGCGAGGCCCCCGCGCACGGGCGCCGGCGCGGCCCCGTCCTCCTCGGCCAGCCGTGCGATCTCCTGGAGCCCGTTCGCCGCCCCGATCGGCAGGGCCCCCTCGCGGCAGATCTTCAGTCCATTGTCCGGCGGCGGGTTGTGGGAGGCGGTCACGGAGACCGAGCAGGCGAAGTCGCGCCCGGCGAAGTAGACGAGGGGTGACGAGGCGAGTCCGATCGCGGTGACATCGACCCCGCCGTCGCGCAGTCCCTCGATGACGCCCTGCGCCAGCTCGGGAGAGCTGCGCCTCATGTCGTGCCCGACGAGCGCGTCGCGGCAGCCGAGAAAAGCCGCGATCGCCCGGCCGATGCGTCGCGTCACCTCGCCATCGATCTCGTCGGGGTAGGCGCCCCGGACGTCGTAGGCCTTGAAGATCGCCCGATTCAACGCTCCTCCTTCCCCCCCGACCGTCCGAAATCGTCCTCGACCCGCACGACGTCGTCGAGCTCCGGCGTGCTCGCCTCGAGGATCTCCAGTCGTTCGATCGCCTCGATGCGATGCACCGTCCCCGGGCGCACGTGCACGACGTCGCCGGGCCCGATCTCCCCCCTCCGCTCTCCGAGCGTGACGCGGGCTCGGCCCGCGAGCACGATCCACGCTTCTTCCTTCTGCCGGTGGTACTGGAGCGAGAGGCGGTGCCCCTGCTCGACGACGAGCCGCTTGAGGACCACCCGGTCGCCGACGGCCAACCAGTCCTCTCGTCCCCACGGCTTGTCGACGACACGCACCGGCGGGTGCGCAACCGGGCGGGCCTCGTTCTCTCTCATCGAGCCAACTCCCGACCGCCGGCACAGCGCCGGGCGGCGCCCATTGTGGCACGCGCCCGTCCGGCACGGCGGCCACCCCGGGACGTGCCGCCGGTTGCGATATCGTAACCGGCCCGCGTGCGGGCGGGATCCGCCGCGCGGCGATCGGCCGCACCCGCCGGGGGTTCGGAGGAGGCGGAGGCCGGCCGCACCGGTGGCGCGCTCCTTGCATCCCCGGCCTTCCGGCTGGGTCGAGCCAGGAGCTTCAGGGGCAGCGCGCGAGGCCCTCCGGAGGGACTGGGCACGGACCGGGCCCAGGGGGCGACGGAGGAGAGCGGATGCGGGAACACCCCTCGCCATGGGGCGGGCGCCGCGCCTGGGCGGCCGCGGTGGCCCTTTCGCTGGCGGGCCCCGTGTGGGCCGGGACGATGGATCTCCGCTGGGACCCGGTTCCGGACGCCGACCTCGCCGGCTACCGGGTCTACTACGGCCTCGCCCCGGGCTCGCACGACAACGTCCTCGATGCGGGCAAGGCGACGCAGGCGACGCTGTCCGGCCTCGCGGACTGCACGCTCTGGTACGCCGCCGTCCGCGCGTACGACACGGGCGGTCTCGAGAGCGTGGACGACAGCAACACGGTGCGCGGCTGGCCGCGCCCGGAGGTCGCGTCCGTCACGCCGGGCGAGATCCGCCAGGGGGAAACGGTCACCTTCACCGTCACCGGGGTGAACTTCGATCCCGGCGATTCCCAGGATCCCGGTCATCCCCCCGCCCGCGTGAAGCTCTCGCACCCCGGCCTGTCGGTGATCTCCACCCGCGTCGCGGGGTGCCGCCAGCTCGAGGTGACCGTCCAGGCGGCGCCCGACGCGGCGACGACGACCTCCGATCTGACCGTCCTCAACCCCGACATCACGTACTCCCAGCCCGACCTGCACCCATGGGTGTTCGGCACGCTCGCCGGCGCCATCACGGTGGTGGCCGCGGACTCGGGAGACACCACGCCGCCGTCGGTCGTGTCCACCGACCCGGCGGCAGGGACATCCGGGGTGGCGACCACCGTGCATCCCGCGGTGACCTTCAGCGAAGCGGTCGATCCCGCGACGGTGACCGCGCGGACGGTTCGGCTCGTCGATGCCGATGGCGCGGAGGTGGCGCAGGCCACGGGATCGCCCCAGGTCTCCGGTGCCGTGGTGACGATCGTCCCGGCGCGGCCCCTGGCCGGCGGAGCCTCGTACCACATCGAGGTCTCCGGGGGAACCGGCGGCGTCGCCGACCTCGCCGGCAACCCGATGGCCAGCGACTTCGTCCAGTCCCCGCCCTTCACCACGGCCGGATCCGGCGGGCCGCCCCCGCCGTCCGGACCGCCGGTCGTGACGGGCAGCGACCCGGCGGCGGACGACTACGGGGTGCTCCGGACGCGCTCCACCGTCACCGTCACGTTCGACCGGGACATGAGCCCGCTGTTCGGCGCGCTCACGGCGGAGGAGCTGCGGGCGGCGTTCGCCGTCGAGATTTCCGGCCGCGATCTGGCCCAGGCGCCGACCTCGCCACGCCTGTCGGCCGACGGCCGCACCGTGGCGATCGACCTCGTGGAGCCGCTCGAAGCGGGCGCCGCCTACGCCACGGAGGTCCGGCTCGCAGGTCCGGAGATGCGGGCTCGCCTCGAGCCGCACGGTCTTTCGGACTATCTCATGCCGCGTGTGTGGTCGACCCGCCCCGCGTGGCGTGTGGAGGGCGGGTTCGTCTCCTCGTCCTGGTACGACCCGATGTCGGGCGAGAGCGGCCCCCTCGCACCGGGCGCCCGCAGCCTCGACCCCGGCAACACGGGCATCCCGGCGAGCGCCGAGTTCCGGATCACCTTCGCCGAGCCGGTGACCCCGGAATCGGCGGTGCCCGGCGTGTTCGAGCTCGCCGTGAGCGCCGGCCGGCGCATGGAGGTCCTCGAACTGACGACGCCGTTCCCGACCCGCGACGGGGGGCGAACCGTCGTCCTCCGTCCGACGGCCGCCATGCCCTCCGGCCGCCGGGCCCGCATCACCGTCCGGACCGGTCCCCACGGCGTCCAGCTCTCGGGAGCTTCGGGGACCCACGGCCTGGCGGGCGGCCAGCCGATCGTCGTCCAGTTGGCGACCGAGGTGGGTGCCAGCGCCGCCGACGCCGGATTCGGCGTCACGATTCCGCGGCCGACCCGTGGAAGCGGAGGTGGACAATGAAGTGCGCGCGCGCTGCCGGGCTCGCGGCGGTCCTGGCGTGGTTCGCGCTTCCGGCCGCGATGGCCGGTGAGCTGGCCCTCGAGTGGCCGCCGAGCGGCGACGAGCTCACGGCGGGCTACGACGTCGAGCTGCTCGACGAGGACGGGACGATCCTGCGGACGTTCGACGCGGGACGCGCGACCACGGTCCGGCTCCGCGGTCTTGCGGACGGACGCCGCTACGGGGTCCGCGTGCGGCCGTACGACATCTGGGGGAACCGCGCGCGGGAGGCGACCCGGACCCTCGTCACGATGCCGGAACCGAGGATCGAGGCGCTGGAAGGCCGTCTCGAGCCGGGTCGATGGGTGCTCGTCACCCTTCGCGGTTCCAACTTCGACGACGGCGCGGTGGTGCTCAGCCGGCGGGCGGGCTTGACGGCGGGCGACGTGACGGTGATCGATTCGGAGCGGCTCCTGGTCGAGCTCCGCGCCGAGCCCGGCGTCCCCGCGCCGGGCCCCGGAGATCTGCTCGTCGTGAATCCGGTCCGGCGCGCTCCTTCCTACCTCGCCGCCCGGCCGGAGCTGCTCGACGTCGACCGGTCGGGCCGGGTGGATGCGGCCGACCTCGAGGCCGTTCTGGAAGCGTTCGGAACGGTGCGGGAGGATCCGGACTACCGGCCGCAGCTCGATCCGAACGGCGACGGGGTGATCGACGGCGAGGATGCCGGACTGATCCGGGCGAGGCTCGCCCAGGGCGGCGACACGCTCCCTTCCGCGCCTTGACCCCCACCCTCCGGGCGCCGAGATTCGGCACGTGGAGACTCCCGTGACGGGTGGCACCGCGGTTCGCGCAGCGGCCGCCGTCGACGACGCCTACTTCCGGCGGCTGGTGGAGGGGATGCGTTGCGGCCTCCTCACCGTCGATCGGGGCGGCCGCATCCTGACCATCAACGCGCTGGCGCGCCAGATCCTGGATCTCGACGATGAGGATCCCATCGAGGGGATGCCCGTCCGCCAGGCCCTCGCGCGCCATCCGCGGCTGGCCGAGGTCCTCCTCGATGCCCTGGAGATGTCGCACCTGCCGAACCGTGCGGAGCTGGAGATCCGCTCCCGGGAGGACGACGGCAAGACGATCGGCTTCACCATCAGCCCGATCCCGGGCGACGATGGAGAGGCCGCCGGGATCGGCCTGTTTTTCAAGGATCTCACCCACGTCGAGCGGCTCGAAGAGCAGGAGAAGCTGCGCGACCGCCTGGCGGCGCTCGGGCAGATGGGGGCCAGCCTCGCGCACGAGATCCGGAACCCGCTCGCCTCGATCGAGGTCACCGTCGGACTTCTCCGGCGCCGCCTCCGGGACCGGCCGGAGGAGCTGCGTCTGGTGGAGAAGATCGTCTCCGACGTGGCGCGAGTGAACCGCATCGTGTCGGAGGGGCTGGAGTTCGCCCGGCCGGTGGCGCCGGAGTGGGCCCCGCACGAGGTGAGCTCGCTGCTCGAGCGCGCGGTGGAGGAGGCCTCGGCGCGTTTCGGCCCGCATCGGGTCGAGGTGGAGCGTGATTACGAGCCGGCGCTTCCCCCGGTCATCGTGGACGGCGGCCTGATCCGCCAGATGCTGGTGAACATCGTTCTCAACGCATTCGAGGCGATGGAAGGCCGCGGCCGGCTGCGGTTGGAGGTCCGGGGCCTCGCCCGGCCCGGACAAGACCCGGCAGCCGTGGAGATCAGGATCGCCGACGACGGCCCCGGGATCCAGGACGAGGTGAGGGAAAAGATCTTCTATCCCTTCGTCACGTCGAAACGGAACGGGTCCGGCCTCGGCCTGCCGATGGCCCGCAAGATCGCAGAATGCCATCATGGCATGATAGACGTGATGGACGGCCCCGAAGGTGGGACGGTCTTCCGCATCCGGCTGCCGCGCACGCCCGACGGCCGGAAGACGGCCGGATAGCCAACGCTGGAGCGGGGGAGAGGGATGCGCAAGATCCTTGTCGCCGAGGACGAGCGGAACCTGCGCGAGGGCATCGCGGAGGCGTTCCGCGACGCCGGCCATGACGTCGTCGAGGCGGAGGACGGCCGGCAGGCGCTCGAGGCCATCGAGCGCGACTACTTCGACCTCGTGATCACCGACTACAAGATGCCCGGCCTGGACGGCCTCGAGCTTCTCCGCCGTGTGCGCCGGATCAACGAGACGACCGCGGTGATCATGATGACCGCCTACGGCACGGTCGAAGGTGCGGTCGAGGCCATGAGACTCGGCGCGTACGACTACATCCAGAAACCGTTCAATCTCGAGGAGCTCGAGCTGAAGGCGGAGCGGGCGCTGGAGCACCGCCGCCTGGTCTCGCAGCTCATGGCGATCGATCGGCGGGAGCTGGTCAGCACCTTCGACAACATGGTCGGCGAATCGCCGGCGATGCGGCGGATCTTCGATATCGTGGCCAAGGTCTCCCCTTCCAACGCCACGGTGCTCATCCTCGGGGAGACGGGCACGGGGAAGGAGCTGATCGCCGAAGCGATCCACCGCAACTCGGCGCGAAGGAACGGCCCGTTCGTCAAGATCAACTGTGCCGCGCTTCCCGAGAACCTGCTCGAGTCGGAACTCTTCGGCCACGAGAGGGGCGCGTTCACCGGAGCCGACCGCCAGCGGGCGGGGCGGTTCGAGCTGGCGAACGAGGGAACGCTGTTCCTCGACGAGATCGGGACCATGTCTCCCGGCACCCAGGCCAAGGTGCTGCGCGTCCTTCAGGAGAAGGAGTTCGAGCGGCTCGGAGGGACCCGCACCATCAAGTCGGACGTGAGGGTCATCGCGGCCACCAACTGCGATCTGGAGGAAGCGATCGAGAAGGGCGAGTTCCGGGAGGATCTCTACTACCGCCTGAACGTGGTGACCATCAGGATGCCCCCGCTGCGGGAGCGCAAGGAAGACATCATCCCGCTGGCCACTTTCTTCCTCCAGCGGTTCGCGACGGAGCTGAACAAGCCGATGCGCGGATTCGCTCCCGCGGCCCTGAGGCTGCTGACGCGGCACAACTGGCCCGGCAACATCCGCGAACTGGAGAACACGATCGAGCGGGCCGTGCTCATGGCGGACGGGGAGATCATCGAGCCGAAAGATCTCACCTTGGGGGCCCGCGAGGGGATGGACGAGCGCGGCCGCCGCGCGGCTGTCCTCCGTCTTCCGCCGGAGGGGATCGCCCTGGAGGAGCTCGAGAAGATGGCGATCCTCGAGGCTCTGCGGATGAACGACTGGGTCCAGAAGGACGCAGCGCGTTTTCTCGGGATCAGCAGCCGGGTGATGAACTACAAGATCCAGAAGTACGAGATCACCCA
This DNA window, taken from Acidobacteriota bacterium, encodes the following:
- a CDS encoding AMP-dependent synthetase; the encoded protein is MDPYLVHHLLERAAAARPDAPFLVEADGTSSYGTIARAAHAVAAALHRGGVRRGDRVALLARNSRAYVSAYYGALRAGAAVVPLNTAAAEEDLVRVLADCSPRAVVAGPGFGSRLGRALGRLARRERPRLALVEEAEEAELPAGIAPLPLREVMEAREGPPDVPVIDLDLASIVYTSGSTGTPRGAMLRHLNLMSNTRSIVAYLGLRADDRVLAVLPFHYVYGKTLLNTHAAVGATVVIENRFMFPVTALETLERERCTGFAGVPSTFAVLLRRTDLARRELPHLRYVTQAGGPMSAALTRRLIEALPGKKIFVMYGATEASARLSYLDPAELPRKIGSVGKAIPNVELEVVREDGSAAAPGEIGEIVARGSNIFAGYWNDPEETARVFDARGRYRTGDLGYFDEEGFLYVTGRLRDMIKSGAHRISAREIEEAILEDESVVEAAVIGVPDEVLGEAIRAFVVFEDGAGPGAAAALRKRLAGRLPPYKLPAAIVACRELPKNEAGKIMKQRLRETAGGASPES
- a CDS encoding acyl carrier protein — encoded protein: MPHDATRAALVEILNRVLPAALPAGWPEGRPLAEAGLDSVGVLALVDEIEARFGFRLADDELVAENFETLEGLVRLVTRRRPA
- a CDS encoding phosphomannomutase/phosphoglucomutase, producing the protein MNRAIFKAYDVRGAYPDEIDGEVTRRIGRAIAAFLGCRDALVGHDMRRSSPELAQGVIEGLRDGGVDVTAIGLASSPLVYFAGRDFACSVSVTASHNPPPDNGLKICREGALPIGAANGLQEIARLAEEDGAAPAPVRGGLAEDAPRARFVDFSLEALEADRPFQVVVDAGNGMGGLDYGELMKRDIPFRIVPLYFEPDDSFPHHPANPLDFSTLEDLRRTVVERGADLGVGLDGDADRCFFVDETGTILTADLVTALIAQDILAHEPGATILHDLRSSRVVREEIERAGGRAVECRVGHAFIKQALRREGGVFAGELSGHFYFKESSYAENTFLALFRILNILAARGEPLSRLVAPLRRYVSSGEINSKVADPRKIIEELERRYASGEISHLDGLKVSFEDWWFNVRPSNTEPVLRLVLEANTRELMEAKRDELLAIIRG
- a CDS encoding cupin domain-containing protein, encoding MRENEARPVAHPPVRVVDKPWGREDWLAVGDRVVLKRLVVEQGHRLSLQYHRQKEEAWIVLAGRARVTLGERRGEIGPGDVVHVRPGTVHRIEAIERLEILEASTPELDDVVRVEDDFGRSGGKEER
- a CDS encoding PAS domain-containing protein; the protein is MTGGTAVRAAAAVDDAYFRRLVEGMRCGLLTVDRGGRILTINALARQILDLDDEDPIEGMPVRQALARHPRLAEVLLDALEMSHLPNRAELEIRSREDDGKTIGFTISPIPGDDGEAAGIGLFFKDLTHVERLEEQEKLRDRLAALGQMGASLAHEIRNPLASIEVTVGLLRRRLRDRPEELRLVEKIVSDVARVNRIVSEGLEFARPVAPEWAPHEVSSLLERAVEEASARFGPHRVEVERDYEPALPPVIVDGGLIRQMLVNIVLNAFEAMEGRGRLRLEVRGLARPGQDPAAVEIRIADDGPGIQDEVREKIFYPFVTSKRNGSGLGLPMARKIAECHHGMIDVMDGPEGGTVFRIRLPRTPDGRKTAG
- a CDS encoding sigma-54-dependent Fis family transcriptional regulator, producing the protein MRKILVAEDERNLREGIAEAFRDAGHDVVEAEDGRQALEAIERDYFDLVITDYKMPGLDGLELLRRVRRINETTAVIMMTAYGTVEGAVEAMRLGAYDYIQKPFNLEELELKAERALEHRRLVSQLMAIDRRELVSTFDNMVGESPAMRRIFDIVAKVSPSNATVLILGETGTGKELIAEAIHRNSARRNGPFVKINCAALPENLLESELFGHERGAFTGADRQRAGRFELANEGTLFLDEIGTMSPGTQAKVLRVLQEKEFERLGGTRTIKSDVRVIAATNCDLEEAIEKGEFREDLYYRLNVVTIRMPPLRERKEDIIPLATFFLQRFATELNKPMRGFAPAALRLLTRHNWPGNIRELENTIERAVLMADGEIIEPKDLTLGAREGMDERGRRAAVLRLPPEGIALEELEKMAILEALRMNDWVQKDAARFLGISSRVMNYKIQKYEITHPRWARNRAPV